One genomic segment of Alicycliphilus denitrificans K601 includes these proteins:
- a CDS encoding DUF3683 domain-containing protein, producing MNAPIALAALQAQGSEPVRLREIPYNYTSFSDREIVIRLLGAQAWDVLDHLRRERRTGRSARMLYEVLGDIWAVQRNPYLQDDLIHNPQRRKMLVDAMRHRMGEIEKRRTPQEDPERDRRVAQLVEAANRAIAEFDATLVEVAGMRKLVARRLARHTAKDNIKFDGLSRVSHVTDATDWRVEFPFVVLTPDTEGETAALVKECIELDLTIIPRGGGTGYTGGAIPLSWRSAVINTEKLEAMTEVEMVRLPGLAHDVPTVWTEAGVVTQRVADAAERGGYVFAVDPTSIEASCIGGNIAMNAGGKKAVLWGTALDNLASWRMVTPQAQWLEVTRINHNLGKIHDAEVASFELAYFEADGRTPVRTERLDIPGKSFRKEGLGKDVTDKFLSGLPGVQKEGTDGLITSARWIVHRMPAHTRTVCLEFFGSAKEAVPSIVEIKDFMFAEQKRSGVLLAGLEHLDDRYLKAVGYATKSKKGGGRLPKMVLIGDLVGDDADAVARATAEVVRIANSRSGEGFTAVSSEARKQFWLDRKRTAAISRHTNAFKINEDVVIPLPRMAEYTDGIERINIELSLRNKLKLCDALQDFFARPDLPCAKQGDALPDAELLGDRVAQAQALVAEVRALWQGWLDDVARLFPQLQDHSLRASWKTQLRQPLAEIFVGAAFEPLMQEAAAIHKQVLKGRVWVALHMHAGDGNVHTNIPVNSDDYEMLQTAHEAVGRIMQLARSLDGVISGEHGIGITKLEFLSDEELAPFADYKRRIDPQGHFNRGKLLRNQELQGQVYQALEANSAHNGPRRSLPFADLTNAYTPSFGLMGYESLIMQQSDIGQIVASVKDCLRCGKCKPVCSTHVPRANLLYSPRNKILATSLLAEAFLYEEQTRRGISSHHWQEFEDVADHCTICHRCYNPCPVKIDFGDVTMAMRSLLVKMNKKSWRPGNKLAMAMLNATDPRTINLLRAGMVNVGFKAQRLAVDALRSVSKAQTARPPATVGTAPIKEQVIHFVNKKLPGGLPTRTARALLDIENKDYVPIIRDPQTSADSEAVFYFPGCGSERLFSQVGLATQAMLWHAGVQTVLPPGYLCCGYPQRGNGLQDKAEKMITDNRVLFHRVANTLNYLDIKTVVVSCGTCYDQLQGYEFDKIFPGSRIIDIHEYLLEKGITLPAGQGYLYHEPCHNPMKLGDSMKTVRALVGDKVLKSDRCCGESGTLGVSRPDVSTQVRFRKTEEIRKGEAQLRGSGAVGATDNIKILTSCPSCLQGISRYQDDLQTGLLEADYIVIEMARQILGENWLPEYVQRANAGGIERVLV from the coding sequence ATGAATGCACCGATAGCGCTGGCTGCGCTGCAGGCGCAGGGCAGCGAGCCCGTGCGCCTGCGCGAGATTCCTTACAACTACACCTCGTTTTCCGACCGGGAAATCGTCATCCGCCTGCTCGGCGCCCAGGCCTGGGACGTGCTCGACCACCTGCGCCGCGAGCGCCGCACGGGCCGCTCGGCACGCATGCTCTACGAGGTGCTGGGCGACATCTGGGCCGTGCAGCGCAACCCCTACCTGCAGGACGACCTGATCCACAACCCGCAGCGGCGCAAGATGCTGGTGGACGCCATGCGCCACCGCATGGGCGAGATCGAGAAGCGCCGCACGCCGCAGGAGGACCCCGAGCGCGACCGTCGCGTGGCCCAGCTCGTCGAGGCGGCCAACCGCGCCATCGCCGAGTTCGACGCCACCCTGGTCGAGGTCGCCGGCATGCGCAAGCTGGTGGCCAGGCGCCTGGCGCGCCACACCGCCAAGGACAACATCAAGTTCGACGGCCTCTCGCGCGTGAGCCACGTGACCGACGCCACCGACTGGCGCGTGGAGTTCCCCTTCGTCGTGCTCACGCCCGACACGGAAGGCGAGACGGCCGCCCTGGTCAAGGAGTGCATCGAGCTGGACCTCACCATCATCCCGCGCGGCGGCGGCACGGGCTATACCGGCGGCGCCATCCCCTTGAGCTGGCGCAGCGCCGTCATCAACACCGAGAAGCTCGAAGCGATGACCGAGGTGGAGATGGTGCGCCTGCCGGGCCTCGCGCACGACGTGCCCACCGTCTGGACCGAGGCCGGCGTGGTCACCCAGCGCGTGGCCGACGCGGCCGAGCGCGGCGGCTACGTGTTCGCCGTCGACCCCACGTCCATCGAGGCCTCGTGCATCGGCGGCAACATCGCCATGAACGCGGGCGGCAAGAAGGCCGTGCTGTGGGGCACGGCGCTCGACAACCTGGCGAGCTGGCGCATGGTCACGCCGCAGGCGCAGTGGCTGGAGGTCACGCGCATCAACCACAACCTGGGCAAGATCCATGACGCCGAGGTGGCGAGCTTCGAGCTCGCGTACTTCGAGGCTGACGGCAGGACGCCGGTGCGCACCGAGCGCCTGGACATCCCCGGCAAGTCCTTCCGCAAGGAGGGCCTGGGCAAGGACGTGACGGACAAGTTCCTCTCCGGCCTGCCCGGCGTGCAGAAGGAGGGTACGGACGGCCTCATCACCAGCGCGCGCTGGATCGTGCACCGCATGCCCGCGCACACGCGCACCGTGTGCCTGGAGTTCTTCGGCTCGGCCAAGGAGGCCGTGCCCAGCATCGTCGAGATCAAGGACTTCATGTTCGCCGAGCAGAAGCGCAGCGGCGTGCTGCTCGCGGGCCTGGAGCACCTGGACGACCGGTACCTCAAGGCCGTGGGCTACGCGACCAAGAGCAAGAAGGGCGGCGGCAGGCTGCCCAAGATGGTGCTGATTGGCGACCTGGTGGGCGACGACGCCGACGCCGTGGCGCGCGCCACGGCCGAGGTGGTGCGCATTGCCAATTCGCGCAGCGGCGAGGGCTTCACCGCGGTCAGCAGCGAGGCGCGCAAGCAGTTCTGGCTGGACCGCAAGCGCACGGCGGCCATCTCCAGGCACACCAACGCCTTCAAGATCAACGAGGACGTGGTGATCCCGCTGCCGCGCATGGCCGAGTACACCGACGGCATCGAGCGCATCAACATCGAACTCTCCCTGCGCAACAAGCTCAAGCTGTGCGACGCGCTGCAGGACTTCTTCGCGCGTCCCGACCTGCCGTGCGCGAAGCAGGGCGACGCGCTTCCAGACGCCGAGCTGCTGGGCGACCGCGTGGCGCAGGCGCAGGCGCTGGTGGCCGAGGTGCGGGCCCTGTGGCAGGGCTGGCTGGACGACGTGGCGCGCCTGTTCCCGCAGCTGCAGGACCATTCCCTGCGCGCCAGCTGGAAGACGCAGCTGCGCCAGCCGCTGGCCGAGATCTTCGTCGGCGCGGCCTTCGAGCCCCTGATGCAGGAAGCCGCCGCCATCCACAAGCAGGTGCTCAAGGGCCGCGTGTGGGTGGCGCTGCACATGCATGCGGGCGACGGCAACGTACACACCAACATCCCGGTCAACAGCGACGACTACGAGATGCTGCAGACCGCGCACGAGGCGGTGGGCCGCATCATGCAGCTTGCGCGCAGCCTGGACGGCGTGATCTCGGGCGAGCACGGCATCGGCATCACCAAGCTCGAATTCCTCTCCGACGAGGAGCTCGCGCCCTTTGCCGACTACAAGCGCCGTATCGATCCGCAAGGGCACTTCAACCGCGGCAAGTTGCTGCGAAATCAGGAGCTGCAAGGGCAGGTCTATCAAGCCTTGGAGGCTAATTCGGCCCATAATGGCCCGCGCCGCTCGCTGCCCTTCGCCGATCTGACCAACGCCTACACCCCGAGCTTCGGCCTGATGGGCTACGAGTCGCTCATCATGCAGCAGAGCGACATCGGCCAGATCGTCGCCAGCGTCAAGGACTGCCTGCGCTGCGGCAAGTGCAAGCCCGTGTGCTCCACCCACGTGCCGCGCGCCAACCTGCTGTACTCGCCGCGCAACAAGATCCTCGCCACCTCGCTGCTGGCCGAGGCCTTCCTGTACGAGGAGCAGACCCGGCGCGGCATCTCCAGCCACCATTGGCAGGAGTTCGAGGACGTGGCCGACCACTGCACCATCTGCCACCGCTGCTACAACCCCTGTCCGGTGAAGATCGACTTTGGCGACGTCACCATGGCCATGCGCAGCCTGCTCGTGAAGATGAACAAGAAGAGCTGGCGCCCCGGCAACAAGCTGGCCATGGCCATGCTCAACGCCACCGACCCGCGCACCATCAACCTGCTGCGCGCGGGCATGGTCAACGTCGGCTTCAAGGCCCAGCGCCTGGCCGTCGACGCGCTGCGCAGCGTGAGTAAGGCGCAGACCGCGCGCCCGCCCGCCACCGTAGGCACGGCGCCGATCAAGGAGCAGGTGATCCACTTCGTCAACAAGAAGCTGCCCGGCGGCCTGCCGACCAGGACCGCGCGCGCGCTGCTGGACATCGAGAACAAGGACTACGTGCCCATCATCCGCGACCCGCAGACGAGCGCGGACTCGGAGGCGGTGTTCTACTTCCCCGGCTGCGGCTCCGAGCGCCTGTTCAGCCAGGTGGGCCTGGCCACGCAGGCCATGCTGTGGCACGCCGGCGTGCAGACCGTGCTGCCGCCGGGCTACCTGTGCTGCGGCTACCCCCAGCGCGGCAACGGCCTGCAGGACAAGGCCGAGAAGATGATCACCGACAACCGCGTGCTGTTCCACCGCGTGGCCAACACGCTGAACTACCTGGATATCAAGACCGTGGTGGTCAGCTGCGGCACCTGTTACGACCAGTTGCAGGGCTACGAGTTCGACAAGATCTTCCCCGGCAGCCGCATCATCGACATCCACGAATACCTGCTCGAAAAAGGCATCACGCTGCCCGCGGGCCAGGGCTACCTGTACCACGAGCCCTGCCACAACCCCATGAAGCTGGGCGACTCCATGAAGACCGTGCGCGCCCTGGTGGGCGACAAGGTCCTGAAGAGCGACCGCTGCTGCGGCGAGTCGGGCACGCTCGGCGTCTCGCGCCCCGACGTGTCCACGCAGGTGCGCTTTCGCAAGACCGAGGAGATCCGCAAGGGCGAGGCCCAGCTGCGCGGCAGCGGCGCCGTCGGGGCGACGGACAACATCAAGATCCTGACCAGCTGCCCGAGCTGCCTGCAGGGCATCTCGCGCTACCAGGACGACCTGCAGACCGGCCTGCTCGAGGCCGACTACATCGTCATCGAGATGGCCCGGCAGATCCTGGGCGAGAACTGGCTGCCCGAATACGTGCAGCGCGCCAACGCGGGCGGGATCGAGAGGGTGCTGGTATGA
- a CDS encoding HIT family protein — translation MTTAPACPLCDADGGALIWRGAQLRVIRAEEAGFPAFYRVIWNAHAAEFSDLTPAERRHCMEAVAIVEQALREQLSPAKINLATLGNVVPHLHWHVIARYEWDSHFPAPVWAPPQRASDGAHEAAVVDRLPALHGLIRERLDRWAAQAGA, via the coding sequence ATGACGACGGCGCCCGCCTGCCCCCTGTGCGACGCCGACGGCGGCGCCCTCATCTGGCGCGGCGCGCAGCTGCGCGTGATCCGTGCCGAGGAGGCGGGCTTCCCCGCCTTCTACCGCGTCATCTGGAACGCGCATGCGGCCGAGTTCTCCGACCTGACCCCCGCCGAGCGCCGGCACTGCATGGAGGCCGTCGCGATCGTCGAGCAGGCGCTGCGCGAGCAGCTCTCGCCTGCCAAGATCAACCTCGCCACGCTGGGCAACGTGGTGCCGCACCTGCACTGGCACGTGATCGCGCGCTACGAGTGGGACAGCCACTTCCCCGCGCCCGTCTGGGCTCCCCCGCAGCGCGCGAGCGACGGCGCGCACGAGGCCGCGGTGGTCGATCGCTTGCCGGCCCTGCATGGGCTGATACGCGAGCGCCTGGATCGCTGGGCCGCGCAGGCCGGCGCATGA
- a CDS encoding gamma-butyrobetaine hydroxylase-like domain-containing protein, producing the protein MAGLTTGAPTPQSITVHEQSRVLEVVFSDGAHFRIPFELMRVYSPSAEVQGHGPGQQVLQTGKRDVTITALAPVGNYAVQPSFSDGHDSGIFSWNYLYELGRDAQALWADYLDRLAAAGLDRDAPMAPKARGGHGCGGH; encoded by the coding sequence ATGGCAGGTCTGACGACTGGCGCACCCACGCCCCAATCCATCACGGTGCACGAGCAGTCGCGTGTGCTGGAGGTGGTGTTTTCCGACGGCGCGCATTTCCGCATCCCCTTCGAGCTGATGCGCGTGTACTCGCCCTCGGCCGAGGTGCAGGGCCACGGCCCGGGCCAGCAGGTGCTGCAGACGGGCAAGCGCGACGTGACCATCACTGCGCTTGCGCCGGTGGGCAACTACGCGGTCCAGCCCAGCTTCTCCGACGGTCACGACAGCGGCATCTTCTCCTGGAACTATCTCTACGAACTGGGCCGCGACGCGCAGGCACTGTGGGCGGACTACCTCGATCGCCTGGCCGCGGCCGGCCTGGACCGCGATGCGCCCATGGCGCCTAAGGCCAGGGGCGGCCACGGCTGCGGCGGCCATTGA